The Pan troglodytes isolate AG18354 chromosome 1, NHGRI_mPanTro3-v2.0_pri, whole genome shotgun sequence genome includes a region encoding these proteins:
- the LOC107969751 gene encoding cytochrome c oxidase subunit 7C, mitochondrial-like, producing the protein MLGQSIRRFTASVVRRSHCEEGPGKNLPFSVENKWSLLAKMCLYFGSAFATPFLVVRHQLLKT; encoded by the coding sequence ATGTTGGGCCAGAGCATCCGGAGGTTCACAGCCTCTGTGGTCCGTAGGAGCCACTGTGAGGAGGGCCCTGGGAAGAATTTGCCATTTTCAGTGGAAAACAAGTGGTCGTTACTAGCTAAGATGTGTTTGTACTTTGGATCTGCGTTTGCTACACCCTTCCTTGTAGTAAGACACCAACTGCTTAAAACATAA